A genome region from Triticum aestivum cultivar Chinese Spring chromosome 2B, IWGSC CS RefSeq v2.1, whole genome shotgun sequence includes the following:
- the LOC123044592 gene encoding protein THYLAKOID ASSEMBLY 8-like, chloroplastic — MAASRGLLGRRLLLLLRPKIPPLSPPHGLLRGEAPMRLLPPRPFGEWRRAFHDGRPRGPLWRSKKLIGKEALFAIQGLKRFKGDEEKLREFIKRHVARLLKADKLSVLGELERQEEVDLSVKMFRIIQKEDWYKPDVYMYKDLIIALAKCKKMDEAMDIWGNMKEENLFPDSQTYAEVIRGFLRYGSPSDAMNIYEDMKRSPDPPEELPFRVLLKGLLPHPLLRNRVKQDFEELFPERHIYDPPDDIFGMH; from the exons ATGGCGGCCTCTCGAGGTCTCCTCggccgccgccttctcctcctcctccgccccaaGATCCCGCCTCTCTCCCCACCCCACGGCCTATTGCGGGGAGAAGCCCCCATGCGGCTGCTGCCGCCGCGGCCCTTCGGTGAGTGGCGGCGCGCGTTCCACGACGGGCGGCCGCGCGGGCCGCTGTGGCGGAGCAAAAAGCTGATTGGGAAGGAGGCCCTGTTTGCTATCCAGGGGCTGAAGCGGTTCAAGGGGGACGAGGAGAAGCTGCGGGAGTTCATCAAGAGGCACGTGGCGCGGCTGCTCAAGGCGGACAAGCTCTCCGTGCTCGGCGAGCTGGAGCGCCAGGAGGAGGTCGACCTTTCTGTCAAG ATGTTCAGGATCATACAAAAGGAGGACTGGTATAAGCCAGATGTTTACATGTACAAGGACTTGATAATTGCTCTAGCCAAGTGTAAGAAGATGGATGAAGCAATGGATATCTGGGGGAACATGAAAGAGGAGAACCTGTTTCCCGACTCACAGACTTATGCTGAAGTCATAAGAGGGTTCTTGCGATATGGTTCCCCATCAGATGCAATGAACATTTATGAGGACATGAAAAGATCACCTGATCCACCAGAGGAGTTGCCTTTCAGGGTATTATTGAAGGGTCTTTTACCTCATCCACTATTAAGGAACAGAGTGAAGCAAGATTTTGAAGAGCTATTCCCAGAGAGGCATATCTATGACCCTCCAGACGACATATTTGGAATGCACTAA